Proteins from a single region of Limisphaerales bacterium:
- a CDS encoding response regulator transcription factor, translating to MNAFDLEPAHPPAVNASKNAGRRLLIIDDDPKLCRLIGKYLGPLGYEVKAVHTGPKGLQCALEWVPDAILLDVMLPEMDGFEILKGIRRESNVPVLMLTGRGEETDRVVGLELGADDYMLKTLSPREMLARLRAVMRRASAPAQAHNTPEAIGELSNGPLRLRPDSRTAALGDQPLQLTALEFDLLSTLMKSAGRVCTREQLLSAIADREHEVFDRSIDVHICALRQKLGDNPKKPNYIRTVRSVGYLMIEH from the coding sequence ATGAACGCTTTTGATCTTGAACCCGCGCATCCTCCCGCCGTGAATGCCTCAAAAAATGCCGGCCGGCGTTTGTTGATCATCGATGATGATCCGAAGCTCTGCCGGTTAATCGGCAAATATCTCGGGCCGTTGGGCTACGAGGTGAAAGCCGTTCACACGGGCCCCAAAGGCTTGCAATGCGCCTTGGAGTGGGTGCCCGACGCGATATTGCTCGACGTGATGCTGCCGGAAATGGACGGTTTCGAAATACTCAAAGGCATCCGGCGCGAATCCAACGTGCCTGTGCTGATGCTCACCGGACGCGGAGAGGAAACCGACCGCGTGGTGGGCCTTGAACTGGGCGCCGATGATTATATGCTCAAAACCCTTTCCCCGCGCGAAATGCTCGCCCGCCTGCGCGCGGTGATGCGCCGCGCTTCAGCCCCGGCCCAAGCCCACAACACTCCCGAAGCAATCGGCGAATTGAGCAATGGCCCCTTGCGGCTACGGCCCGATTCACGCACCGCAGCGCTCGGCGATCAACCCCTGCAGCTCACGGCGCTGGAATTCGATCTACTCAGCACGCTAATGAAATCCGCCGGACGCGTTTGCACGCGCGAGCAACTCCTCTCAGCCATCGCCGACCGCGAGCATGAGGTGTTCGACCGCTCCATCGACGTCCACATCTGCGCCCTGCGCCAAAAACTCGGTGACAATCCAAAAAAACCAAACTATATCCGCACCGTACGTTCGGTGGGCTACCTGATGATCGAGCACTAA
- a CDS encoding type II secretion system protein, translated as MRPRTSGFTLIELLVVIAIIGILASMLLPVLAKAKTKARGVVCINNFKNLSAGWQMYVDENDDLMMPGRFAKEFGGKTNPKNWYEVGNGMKYRPRWVAFMGMHVGVYAFDKPLTTSDRQDYDNPVYINPLRPTWKDERNYAFGYNHQFLGNGRKSNGEFHNYPVYSASIVNFSSTVLGGTCMGTAAGFSEKDRTAYVNSGGSYSSWGNHGWSLDPPRLTTRSDIGTGDPGSPRTAVDPCLNGRAIVAFLDGAVSAQTPKELGYVQDESGKFLNDGGASNRYFSGEDRDMDPPVVPGK; from the coding sequence ATGCGCCCGCGCACATCGGGATTTACCTTGATTGAATTGCTGGTGGTCATCGCCATCATCGGCATCCTCGCCTCGATGTTGCTGCCCGTTTTGGCGAAGGCCAAGACTAAGGCGCGCGGGGTTGTGTGTATCAATAATTTTAAAAATCTCTCCGCCGGTTGGCAAATGTATGTGGATGAAAATGATGACCTGATGATGCCGGGCCGGTTTGCCAAAGAATTCGGCGGCAAAACTAATCCAAAGAACTGGTACGAAGTGGGTAATGGAATGAAGTACCGCCCGCGGTGGGTGGCTTTCATGGGAATGCATGTGGGGGTTTATGCGTTTGATAAACCGCTGACCACCAGCGACCGGCAGGATTATGACAACCCGGTTTACATCAATCCGCTCCGGCCGACGTGGAAGGATGAGCGCAATTACGCCTTTGGCTATAACCACCAATTCCTCGGCAACGGCCGCAAGAGCAACGGGGAGTTTCATAACTATCCGGTGTACAGCGCCTCCATCGTTAATTTTTCCAGCACCGTATTGGGTGGCACTTGCATGGGCACGGCGGCGGGTTTTTCAGAAAAAGATCGCACCGCATACGTCAATAGCGGCGGGAGTTACAGCAGTTGGGGGAATCACGGCTGGTCGCTGGATCCTCCGCGCCTCACTACCCGGTCCGACATTGGCACGGGCGACCCCGGCAGCCCGCGCACGGCGGTAGATCCCTGCCTGAACGGCCGCGCGATTGTGGCTTTCCTCGACGGAGCCGTCTCGGCCCAAACGCCCAAAGAGCTTGGCTATGTGCAGGATGAATCCGGCAAGTTTCTCAATGATGGGGGTGCAAGCAACCGTTACTTCAGCGGCGAAGATCGTGATATGGATCCTCCCGTGGTACCCGGGAAATAG